A portion of the Hydrogenimonas thermophila genome contains these proteins:
- the tuf gene encoding elongation factor Tu, which translates to MAKEKFERTKPHVNIGTIGHVDHGKTTLTAAITAVLATKGEAELMDYDQIDNAPEERERGITIATSHVEYETDNRHYAHVDCPGHADYVKNMITGAAQMDGAILVVSAADGPMPQTREHILLSRQVGVPYIVVFMNKADMVDDEELLELVEMEIRELLSEYDFPGDDTPVIAGSALKALEEAKAGTVGEWGQKILELMDAVDEYIPTPERETDKDFLMPIEDVFSISGRGTVVTGRIERGKVCVGDEVEIVGIRETQKTTVTGVEMFRKEMECGEAGDNCGVLLRGTKKEDVERGMVLCKPGSITPHTKFEAEIYVLTKEEGGRHTPFFNGYRPQFYVRTTDVTGAITLPEGTEMVMPGDNVKITAELIAPIALEEGTRFAIREGGRTVGAGVVSKIIE; encoded by the coding sequence ATGGCTAAGGAAAAATTCGAACGAACCAAGCCGCACGTTAACATCGGTACTATCGGTCACGTTGACCATGGTAAAACAACTCTTACTGCAGCTATTACTGCTGTTCTTGCAACTAAAGGTGAAGCAGAGTTGATGGATTATGATCAAATCGACAATGCACCAGAAGAGCGTGAGCGCGGTATTACTATTGCTACTTCTCACGTTGAGTATGAGACTGACAACCGCCACTATGCACACGTTGACTGCCCAGGTCACGCTGACTACGTTAAAAACATGATTACTGGTGCTGCTCAGATGGACGGTGCTATTCTTGTTGTTTCTGCAGCAGATGGTCCAATGCCACAAACTCGTGAGCACATTCTTCTTTCTCGACAGGTTGGTGTTCCATACATCGTTGTATTCATGAACAAAGCTGACATGGTTGACGATGAAGAGCTTCTTGAACTTGTTGAAATGGAAATTCGCGAACTTCTTAGCGAATACGATTTCCCAGGTGATGACACTCCTGTTATTGCTGGTTCTGCTCTTAAAGCTCTTGAAGAAGCTAAAGCAGGTACAGTTGGTGAGTGGGGACAAAAAATTCTTGAGCTTATGGATGCTGTTGATGAGTACATCCCAACTCCAGAGCGTGAAACAGACAAAGATTTCCTTATGCCAATCGAAGACGTCTTCTCAATTTCTGGACGTGGTACAGTTGTAACTGGACGTATAGAGCGTGGTAAAGTTTGCGTTGGTGATGAAGTTGAGATCGTTGGTATTCGTGAAACTCAAAAAACTACAGTAACTGGCGTTGAAATGTTCCGTAAAGAGATGGAGTGTGGTGAAGCTGGTGATAACTGTGGTGTTCTTCTTCGTGGTACTAAGAAAGAAGATGTTGAGCGTGGTATGGTACTTTGTAAACCAGGTTCTATTACACCTCATACTAAATTTGAAGCTGAAATTTATGTACTTACTAAAGAGGAAGGTGGACGACATACTCCATTCTTCAATGGTTACCGCCCTCAGTTCTATGTACGTACAACTGACGTTACTGGTGCTATTACTCTTCCAGAAGGTACAGAAATGGTTATGCCAGGGGATAACGTTAAAATTACTGCAGAGTTGATTGCACCTATCGCATTGGAAGAGGGTACTCGCTTCGCTATTCGTGAAGGTGGACGTACAGTCGGTGCAGGTGTTGTTTCTAAAATCATCGAGTAA
- the rplK gene encoding 50S ribosomal protein L11 — translation MAKKVVDEFKLQIPAGKANPSPPVGPALGQRGVNIMEFCKAFNEKTKDMMGYNIPVVITVYSDRSFTFITKKPPVTDLIKKEIGLQKGSDNPLKNKVGKITKEQIMNIVKTKMDDLNAHSEEAAAKIIEGSCRSMGVEIVD, via the coding sequence ATGGCTAAAAAAGTTGTTGATGAATTTAAATTGCAAATTCCTGCCGGGAAGGCTAATCCGTCTCCTCCGGTAGGTCCAGCACTAGGGCAACGTGGTGTTAATATTATGGAGTTTTGTAAAGCTTTCAATGAGAAAACAAAAGATATGATGGGATATAACATACCAGTAGTAATTACTGTTTACTCAGACAGAAGTTTTACATTTATCACTAAAAAACCACCTGTAACTGACCTTATTAAAAAAGAGATTGGTTTGCAAAAGGGAAGTGATAATCCATTGAAAAACAAAGTTGGCAAGATCACTAAAGAGCAAATCATGAATATTGTGAAAACAAAAATGGATGATTTAAATGCTCATAGTGAAGAGGCAGCAGCTAAAATTATTGAAGGAAGCTGCCGAAGTATGGGTGTCGAGATAGTCGACTAA
- the nusG gene encoding transcription termination/antitermination protein NusG: protein MAAKWYAIQTYAGSEQSVKRAIEAMAEQLGLQDRIEEIVVPTEDVIEVKNGKKKITERSLYPGYAFAKMDLDTDLWQKIQSLPRVSRFIGESKKPTPLNESDVQNILDKVQNRAAPKPKISFETGEMVRIVDGPFANFTGMVEEYDLEHGKLKLNVSIFGRSTPVEILYSQVEKII from the coding sequence ATGGCAGCAAAATGGTACGCTATACAAACATATGCAGGAAGCGAGCAGAGCGTTAAAAGAGCTATTGAAGCTATGGCTGAGCAACTTGGATTGCAAGATCGCATAGAAGAGATAGTCGTTCCTACCGAAGATGTAATTGAAGTAAAAAATGGTAAAAAAAAGATAACTGAAAGATCTTTATATCCAGGCTATGCTTTTGCAAAAATGGATTTAGATACAGATTTATGGCAAAAGATTCAATCATTACCTCGTGTTTCACGATTCATTGGTGAATCAAAAAAACCAACACCTTTAAATGAAAGTGATGTACAAAATATTTTAGATAAAGTTCAAAACAGAGCTGCACCAAAACCAAAAATATCTTTTGAAACAGGTGAAATGGTAAGGATTGTGGACGGACCTTTTGCAAACTTTACTGGTATGGTCGAAGAGTATGACCTTGAACATGGCAAACTTAAACTAAATGTATCCATTTTTGGAAGAAGCACACCTGTAGAGATTTTATACTCACAAGTAGAAAAGATAATCTAA
- the rplA gene encoding 50S ribosomal protein L1, with amino-acid sequence MAKKLSKRVQQLLEKIDTKKTYSIEEATALAKDLKSAKFDETVELALRLNVDPRHADQMVRGAVVLPHGTGKNVRVAVFAKGAKADEAKEAGADVVGAEDLVEQIQGGNIDFDIVIATPDMMGQVGKIGRILGPKGLMPNPKTGTVTMDVAQAVKNAKGGQVNFRVDKKGNIHAGIGKASFDADKLVENLKAFVSAINKQKPASAKGRYIQNGTLSLTMSPSVKLDTNQLMEIK; translated from the coding sequence ATGGCTAAAAAACTTTCTAAAAGAGTACAACAGTTACTCGAAAAAATTGATACTAAAAAAACTTATTCTATTGAAGAAGCAACTGCACTTGCAAAAGATTTAAAATCGGCAAAATTTGATGAGACTGTTGAATTGGCTCTACGACTTAACGTTGATCCACGACATGCTGATCAAATGGTTCGTGGTGCTGTTGTATTGCCTCACGGTACTGGTAAAAATGTAAGAGTTGCAGTTTTTGCAAAAGGTGCAAAAGCTGACGAAGCTAAAGAGGCAGGTGCTGATGTTGTTGGTGCTGAAGACCTTGTTGAACAAATTCAAGGTGGAAATATTGACTTTGATATTGTAATTGCAACTCCTGACATGATGGGCCAAGTTGGTAAGATTGGACGAATCCTTGGACCAAAAGGATTAATGCCTAACCCAAAAACTGGTACAGTTACAATGGATGTAGCTCAAGCTGTTAAAAATGCAAAAGGTGGACAGGTTAACTTCCGTGTTGATAAAAAAGGAAACATCCACGCTGGTATCGGTAAAGCAAGTTTTGATGCTGATAAGCTTGTAGAAAACCTAAAAGCATTTGTTTCAGCTATCAATAAACAAAAGCCTGCATCTGCTAAAGGTAGATATATTCAAAATGGTACTCTTTCTCTTACAATGAGTCCATCTGTAAAACTTGATACAAATCAATTAATGGAAATTAAATAA
- the secE gene encoding preprotein translocase subunit SecE: protein MEKMINYINLSKIELSKVIFPTKMQVRQAFFAVFLVVSVVSLFLALIDLIMSASLSALI, encoded by the coding sequence ATGGAAAAAATGATTAATTATATTAACCTGTCAAAAATAGAACTATCAAAAGTAATTTTTCCAACCAAAATGCAGGTTAGACAGGCTTTCTTTGCAGTATTTCTTGTAGTATCGGTCGTTTCACTCTTTTTAGCATTGATCGATCTAATAATGTCTGCATCACTTTCTGCACTAATTTAA
- the rplL gene encoding 50S ribosomal protein L7/L12 produces the protein MAITKEELFEYIEGLSVLELNELVKEFEERFGVSATPMVVAGAAGGDAGGAAEEQTEFDVILTSPGAKKINVIKVVREVTGLGLKEAKEAVDGAPTTIKEAVSKEEAEELKAKFEEAGATVEIK, from the coding sequence ATGGCAATTACTAAAGAAGAATTGTTTGAATATATTGAAGGTTTGTCTGTTCTTGAACTAAACGAACTTGTTAAAGAGTTTGAAGAAAGATTTGGTGTTTCTGCAACTCCTATGGTTGTAGCTGGTGCTGCTGGTGGAGATGCTGGCGGAGCTGCTGAAGAGCAAACTGAATTTGATGTAATTCTTACAAGTCCTGGTGCTAAGAAGATTAATGTTATTAAAGTTGTTCGTGAAGTTACTGGTCTTGGTCTTAAAGAGGCTAAAGAAGCAGTTGACGGAGCTCCAACAACTATTAAAGAAGCTGTTAGCAAAGAAGAGGCTGAAGAGCTTAAAGCTAAATTCGAAGAAGCTGGCGCAACTGTCGAAATTAAATAA
- the rplJ gene encoding 50S ribosomal protein L10 yields the protein MTRSEKEQLVKELSDAFNEANCVVICDFKGMSVKEMEGFRKIGFEAGLGARVVKNTLAEIAFKNAGIEGVELRETNMAIWGEDPIATAKAVAKYAKENDKFVIKGGVIEKEPVDAAKIIEYSKLAGREELLGMLLSVWTAPLRNMVCGLDNLAKKKEEEAA from the coding sequence ATGACCCGAAGTGAAAAAGAACAGCTTGTTAAAGAGCTTTCCGATGCATTTAATGAAGCCAACTGTGTTGTTATCTGTGACTTTAAAGGTATGTCAGTTAAAGAGATGGAAGGCTTCCGTAAGATCGGATTCGAAGCTGGACTCGGTGCACGTGTAGTTAAAAACACACTTGCAGAAATTGCATTCAAAAATGCTGGAATTGAGGGTGTTGAACTACGCGAAACTAATATGGCAATATGGGGTGAAGATCCTATTGCTACTGCAAAAGCTGTCGCTAAATACGCTAAAGAGAATGACAAGTTTGTCATTAAAGGCGGTGTTATTGAAAAAGAGCCAGTTGATGCAGCAAAAATCATCGAGTACAGCAAACTTGCAGGTCGCGAAGAGTTGCTCGGAATGCTTCTGTCTGTTTGGACAGCTCCACTTCGCAATATGGTTTGCGGACTCGACAATTTGGCAAAGAAAAAAGAAGAAGAGGCTGCTTAA
- the rpmG gene encoding 50S ribosomal protein L33 — MRINIGLKCSECSEINYTTTKNSKTHTEKFETKKYCSRCNKHTLHKEVKLKS; from the coding sequence ATGAGAATTAATATAGGACTTAAATGCAGTGAGTGTAGTGAAATAAACTACACAACAACTAAGAACAGCAAGACTCATACTGAAAAGTTTGAGACTAAAAAATATTGTTCACGCTGCAACAAGCATACGCTTCATAAAGAAGTGAAACTTAAGAGCTAA